From one Anoplolepis gracilipes chromosome 10, ASM4749672v1, whole genome shotgun sequence genomic stretch:
- the LOC140670354 gene encoding WD repeat-containing protein 43: protein MASTACSAFSPDGQYYANCGNDGKLKIWETTSGRLKHEYIPNHHLSSPCSVIEWIFVSQQSAGNASPSSRKRRRRKSVSEEAESKPVVAMGSTNGKVMLYDVASAHISVVLENGHSSTVTAMAWTTCSGLITAADDCHIVEWNLQENGIKCKWKSGKAKVTALAIPVDGKSLLSAERIIKWWSLTTKQLIRTFTGHANQVTFLYTIKLDDSTSYLISGARADGYLSIWPLDKHKNDKASMATLAMQDEPISVSTIIVEESQQVVVLAITRSGQAQLFKYQPNGHTKPLKPSLNIAVAADVNQKETVQQIPILAGHLTEDEKVLLMYGSFLNLTFEKVTPDFSDKVQCLVRSEKLDTKKLKERKEETVSKVKSTSIEGDVEYLAPGAGVPTSKRNKTNSGSQLLLKDRLENLSLNADANTPGRPPTKGANMTQLLMQALNSKDKTILATVLFTKNETVIRNTIAKLPVQAITPLLKELTTMLQGKTYMSKIAAMWLQALITTHAAHLMSRPDVAETLSPILSFIDAKLTLLTAVQRLRGRVSLITGQISQANEEHNKDIMKECLFVYQDQDSSDEGADKDDVDLSSESDDNWEEMSDQDVQDEQDEEDIKSIKSESDDMDDECMHS, encoded by the exons ATGGCGAGTACGGCGTGTTCCGCTTTCTCTCCGGACGGTCAATATTACGCGAATTGCGGTAATGACGGCAAGTTGAAGATCTGGGAGACCACGAGCGGCCGGTTGAAGCACGAATATATACCTAATCATCATTTATCATCGCCGTGCAGCGTTATAGAATGGATCTTCGTGAGCCAACAATCGGCGGGCAACGCATCG CCATCGTCGAGGAAAAGACGCAGAAGAAAGTCAGTTTCGGAGGAGGCTGAGTCCAAACCTGTTGTAGCGATGGGTTCAACTAATGGGAAAGTCATGCTGTATGATGTAGCGAGCGCTCACATCAGCGTTGTATTAGAAAATGGTCATTCGTCTACTGTCACAGCGATGGCCTGGACAACGTGCAGCGGACTGATCACTGCGGCTGACGACTGTCACATTGTCGAGTGGAATCTACAAGAGAATGGGATCAAGTGTAAGTGGAAATCAGGCAAAGCGAAAGTCACAGCTTTGGCAATTCCGGTTGATGGAAAGTCTCTGCTGTCTGCTGAGAGGATAATCAAGTGGTGGAGCTTGACCACGAAACAATTGATTCGCACGTTTACCGGACATGCCAATCAAGTCACCTTTCTTTATACTATCAAACTAGATGACTCGACTAGTTACCTAATCAGTGGTGCTCGTGCAGATGGTTATCTATCTATATGGCCATTAGACAAG CATAAAAATGACAAAGCGTCGATGGCAACATTAGCGATGCAAGACGAGCCTATATCCGTTTCGACAATTATTGTGGAAGAATCGCAGCAAGTTGTTGTATTGGCTATTACTCGATCGGGTCAAGCACAACTGTTCAAATATCAACCAAACGGTCATACAAAACCATTGAAACCATCTCTAAACATTGCAGTTGCAGCGGATGTCAATCAAAAGGAGACTGTTCAACAAATTCCTATCTTAGCAGGTCATTTAACTGAAGATGAAAAAGTGTTATTGATGTATGGTAGTTTCTTGAATTTGACATTCGAAAAAGTTACACCCGACTTTTCGGATAAAGTGCAATGTTTAGTCAGATCGGAAAAGTTggacacaaaaaaattaaaagaaaggaaagaggAGACAGTTTCTAAAGTAAAATCTACCTCGATAGAAGGAGATGTTGAATATCTTGCACCAG GAGCAGGAGTCCCAACgtcgaaaagaaataaaaccaATTCAGGTTCTCAGTTACTCTTAAAAGATAGATTGGAGAATCTTAGTTTGAATGCGGACGCGAACACGCCAGGAAGACCACCGACGAAAGGAGCCAATATGACACAATTGCTAATGCAAGCATTGAACAGCAAAGATAAAACCATTTTGGCGACAGTGTTGTTTACAAAGAACGAAACAGTAATTCGTAATACAATTGCAAAATTACCGGTACAAGCGATAACGCCGTTACTCAAGGAACTAACCACTATGTTACAAGgcaaaacatatat GAGTAAAATTGCAGCGATGTGGTTGCAAGCTTTAATCACAACTCATGCAGCACACTTGATGTCGCGACCAGATGTTGCGGAGACGCTTAGCcctattttaagttttatcgACGCAAAGTTGACACTTTTGACGGCTGTACAGAGATTAAGGGGTAGGGTTTCTCTTATAACAGGACAAATATCTCAAGCTAATGAGGAACACAATAAGGACATAATGAAGGAGTGCTTGTTTGTTTATCAAGATCAAG aTTCGTCGGATGAAGGTGCTGACAAAGACGATGTTGATTTGAGTAGCGAATCCGATGACAATTGGGAAGAGATGTCAGATCAGGATGTTCAAGATGAACAGGATGAAGAGGATATTAAAAGCATTAAGTCCGAGAGTGATGATATGGATGATGAATGTATGCATAGTTGA